One window from the genome of Montipora foliosa isolate CH-2021 chromosome 5, ASM3666993v2, whole genome shotgun sequence encodes:
- the LOC138003239 gene encoding uncharacterized protein — MAEAEEVQYPNNPVVAPAPAQVAPPAQVAPPAQEPQVPAAVPNEQRDVENAQPENYETLKNEVEEPRKTVRASTQTTVDGAIKKILDYRARPLSEFNKFEALDMLEALQNTARDNGDTKAGFFRLAYQSARSKLHLPVEHFRSLVLRCVGDKDHSKIFDIVAKVEKVAKTAKLDSEKRVAYRGNSQNNYTPQRRSSSIRCYNCNRWGHRAARCRNKARGPGAN; from the exons ATGGCTGAAGCCGAAGAAGTCCAATATCCAAATAATCCGGTAGTTGCTCCAGCACCAGCTCAAGTTGCTCCTCCAGCTCAAGTTGCTCCTCCGGCTCAAGAACCTCAAGTGCCTGCCGCTGTTCCTAACGAACAACGGGACGTGGAGAATGCTCAACCAGAGAACTACGAG ACCCTAAAGAACGAAGTAGAGGAACCGAGGAAGACTGTAAGAGCGTCAACGCAGACGACGGTCGATGGGGCCATAAAGAAGATTCTGGACTACAGGGCTCGCCCACTGTCTGAATTTAATAAATTTGAAGCGCTAGACATGTTGGAGGCGCTTCAGAACACGGCGAGGGACAATGGGGACACTAAGGCTGGATTCTTCCGTTTGGCCTATCAGTCAGCTCGGTCGAAGTTACATTTACCAGTGGAGCATTTCCGCTCTCTGGTTTTGAGATGTGTGGGTGATAAAGACCACTCCAAGATATTCGACATCGTCGCGAAGGTGGAGAAGGTGGCGAAAACCGCCAAACTAGATAGCGAGAAGCGGGTAGCTTACAGGGGCAATTCACAGAACAACTACACCCCTCAAAGGCGTTCTAGTAGCATTCGTTGTTACAATTGTAATCGGTGGGGCCACAGGGCGGCCAGGTGTCGTAATAAGGCGAGGGGACCAGGCGCAAACTAG
- the LOC138004476 gene encoding tetratricopeptide repeat protein 28-like isoform X2 — protein MEDQFRRDHEVEEEQKEEEEEEEEEEEEEEEEEDEKDHVRSIHPEIDKNRKVLLDLSNKCAAELPTTQETKQQKKEDPQNISYKDKTRPKPDVDRYQQDLQISKEMGDKAGEGNAYLNIGKAYYSFDDFETAINYYERHLKIAKEVGDKAGEGSAYCNLGNAYHSLEDFKRAIEFHKRHLKIAKEMGDKAEESNSYCNLGNAYEGLEDFKQAIEYHEWHLKISKEMGDKEGEGTAYCNLGNAFDSAEDFKRAIEYHECHLKLAQEIGDKAQEGVAYCNLGNAYNSLEDFNTAIKYHERDLEICKQRGDKEGEAKSYCNLGNAYQSSENFHKAIAYHERDLRISKEIKDKDGEGRGYCNIGNAFERLGDYRKAIEYYGRHLKIAQEIEDKDEEGESYCNLGRAYDCLGDFKKAIDYHERHLNIAIELGDKIGEGQSYCDLGIAYEGLGAFKKAVEYHEAHLKIAKEVGDKAGEGKSYCDLGRAYHDLGDFKRALEYHERHLQIARKLGDKVGEGWSYGNLGRAHQRLGNFKKAADYHERHLRIVKETGDKAGEGRSYSNLGAAYRSLGDVKRAIDYYERHLKIATEVRDKAGEAASYGNLGDAYDSLGDFKKAIEYQERSLQVLQEVGNKVEEGKSYCSLGNAYHNLGDFKTAIDYHERGLRIAREVEDKAAEGGACGNLGNVYHSLGDFKTAIEYHERHSKIAKEVGEKAGEGRSYGNLGNDHYSLGRFSTAIEYHERHLKIAKDLRDKAGESNAYCNLGNAYCGLKDFKRAIECCERHLQISQEIKDKAGEGTSYGNLGSLFCDLGDFQKAIEYHECHLKISRQVADKAGIARALYSLGISFEGQGYLSRSLECYHSSVMMYNDMRASLKFKDEWKISYRDTLEFAYTSLWLLYLKQGEVVEALRFADQGRAQALRDLMDSMYVSGEEYDQSHYPEMSACFPPDCAPSNTVFMAVDGEEIFFWVIQDSGNVQSRRKETTNEDVKSFIISLNQSIGKRGSVRCENRSLDEPCGEQLADERAPGNGFHAVQSERRALRMLYDVIIAPIADLCEGNDILFVPEGPLCLVPYAALLDSKEKYMCEFFRIRLIPSLATLKLITDCPGDFHEKTGALLVGDPCLQEVPQYLREGLDQLPYAKSEVEMIGRILGTAPLTGEKATKDEVLKRLSSVALVHIAAHGRMETGEILLASSPSTRARTEKDCLLTMTDVLQANLRAKLVVLSCCHSAEGEIKAEGVVGIARAFLGAGARSVLVSLWAIDDEATMEFMKHFYGELVKAKKASEALHTAINYIRESQQFREVYYWAPFVLIGDDVTLDF, from the exons ATGGAAGATCAGTTTCGTCGAGATCACGAGGtagaagaagaacaaaaagaagaagaagaggaggaagaagaagaagaagaagaagaagaagaagaagaagacgaaaaaGATCACGTGAGATCCATCCATCCAG AGATTGACAAGAACAGAAAAGTGTTACTAGATCTATCGAACAAGTGTGCTGCTGAGCTACCTACAACAcaggaaacaaaacaacagaaaaaagaG GATCCACAAAACATCTCATACAAAGATAAAACCAGGCCAAAACCTGATGTCGACCGATATCAGCAAGACCTACAAATTTCTAAAGAAATGGGAGACAAAGCCGGAGAGGGCAATGCGTATTTGAATATCGGTAAAGCATATTATAGTTTTGATGATTTCGAAACAGCCATCAACTACTATGAACGCCATCTCAAAATTGCCAAGGAAGTTGGAGACAAGGCCGGAGAGGGCAGTGCGTATTgtaatctcggcaatgcttaccATAGCTTAGAAGATTTCAAAAGAGCCATCGAGTTCCataaacgtcatctcaaaattgCCAAGGAAATGGGGGACAAGGCGGAAGAGAGCAACTcgtattgcaatctcggcaatgcgtATGAGGGTTTAGAAGATTTCAAACAAGCCATCGAGTATCATGAATGGCATCTAAAAATTTCCAAAGAGATGGGAGATAAAGAAGGAGAAGGTACTGCCTACTGTAATCTCGGTAACGCTTTTGACAGTGCAGAAGATTTCAAAAGGGCCATCGAGTACCATGAATGTCATCTAAAACTGGCCCAGGAAATAGGAGACAAAGCCCAAGAGGGAGTCGCATATTgtaatctcggcaatgcttataaCAGTTTAGAAGATTTCAATACAGCCATCAAGTATCATGAGCGGGATCTAGAAATTTGCAAACAAAGAGGAGACAAAGAAGGAGAGGCAAAGAGCTATTGTAATCTCGGCAATGCCTATCAAAGTTCAGAAAATTTCCATAAAGCCATTGCTTACCATGAACGTGATCTGAGAATTAGCAAAGAAATAAAGGACAAAGACGGGGAGGGAAGGGGCTATTGCAATATCGGCAATGCTTTTGAACGCCTAGGGGATTACAGGAAAGCCATCGAGTACTATGGACGCCATCTAAAAATTGCACAAGAAATTGAAGACAAGGATGAAGAAGGAGAAagttattgcaatctcggcagaGCTTACGATTGCTTAGGGGATTTCAAGAAAGCAATCGATTACCATGAACGTCATCTGAACATTGCTATCGAGCTGGGAGACAAAATTGGAGAGGGGCAGAGTTATTGCGATCTCGGCATTGCATATGAAGGTTTAGGAGCTTTCAAGAAAGCAGTTGAGTACCACGAAGCTCATCTAAAAATTGCCAAAGAGGTGGGAGACAAAGCTGGGGAGGGAAAGAGTTACTGCGACCTCGGCAGAGCCTACCATGATTTGGGAGATTTTAAGAGAGCCCTCGAGTACCATGAACGTCATCTACAAATTGCCAGGAAATTGGGAGATAAAGTCGGAGAGGGATGGAGTTATGGAAATCTAGGCAGAGCCCATCAACGTCTGGGAAATTTCAAGAAGGCAGCCGACTATCATGAACGTCATTTAAGAATTGTGAAAGAAACTGGAGACAAAGCTGGGGAGGGAAGAAGTTATAGTAATCTCGGCGCAGCCTATCGTAGTTTAGGAGACGTCAAGAGAGCCATTGACTACTATGAACGTCATCTTAAAATTGCCACGGAAGTGAGAGACAAAGCTGGAGAGGCAGCAAGTTATGGAAATCTTGGCGATGCCTAcgacagtttgggagatttcaAGAAGGCCATAGAGTATCAAGAACGTAGTCTACAAGTTCTACAAGAAGTTGGAAACAAAGTTGAAGAAGGGAAGAGCTATTGCagtctcggcaatgcttatcataATTTAGGAGATTTCAAAACTGCCATCGACTATCATGAACGTGGTCTAAGAATTGCCAGAGAAGTTGAGGACAAGGCTGCAGAGGGAGGTGCATGTGGTAATCTCGGCAATGTTTATCACAGCTTAGGAGATTTCAAGACAGCCATCGAGTACCATGAACGCCATTCAAAGATTGCCAAAGAAGTGGGAGAAAAAGCAGGAGAAGGAAGAAgttatggaaatctcggcaatgATCATTATAGCTTAGGTCGTTTCTCAACAGCTATCGAGTATCATGAACGGCATCTAAAGATTGCTAAAGATTTACGAGACAAGGCCGGAGAGAGCAATGCCTACTgtaatctcggcaatgcttactGTGGTTTGAAAGATTTTAAAAGAGCCATCGAGTGCTGTGAACGTCATCTACAAATTTCCCAAGAAATTAAAGACAAGGCTGGCGAAGGAACGAgttatggaaatctcggcagtTTGTTTTGTGACTTGGGAGATTTCCAAAAAGCCATCGAGTACCATGAATGTCATCTAAAGATTTCCAGACAAGTTGCAGACAAAGCTGGAATAGCTAGAGCGTTGTATTCTCTTGGTATCAGCTTTGAAGGCCAAGGATACTTATCAAGATCCCTTGAGTGCTATCATTCCAGCGTGATGATGTATAATGACATGAGAGCTAGTCTAAAGTTTAAAGATGAATGGAAGATCAGCTACCGTGATACGCTGGAATTTGCGTACACTAGCTTGTGGcttctttatttaaaacaaggGGAAGTCGTCGAGGCTCTGCGTTTTGCTGACCAAGGACGTGCACAAGCTCTGAGAGATCTCATGGATTCAATGTATGTGTCCGGAGAAGAATACGATCAGTCGCACTACCCAGAAATGTCTGCTTGCTTCCCCCCTGACTGTGCTCCATCAAACACGGTTTTTATGGCAGTTGATGGCGAAGAAATATTTTTCTGGGTCATTCAGGATAGTGGAAATGTTCAGTcgagaagaaaagaaactacAAATGAAGATGTGAAAAGTTTTATTATCTCCTTAAATCAGTCAATTGGAAAAAGAGGTAGTGTTAGATGCGAAAATCGTTCACTTGATGAGCCTTGTGGCGAACAATTGGCGGACGAAAGGGCCCCTGGCAATGGGTTTCATGCTGTGCAGTCAGAACGACGTGCTCTAAGAATgctttatgacgtcatcattgcTCCAATCGCCGACCTGTGTGAAGGAAATGACATACTATTTGTCCCAGAAGGTCCACTCTGTTTAGTCCCTTATGCTGCATTGCTCGATTCTAAGGAAAAGTACATGTGTGAGTTTTTCAGAATCCGATTGATTCCATCTCTGGCTACTTTAAAATTGATAACTGATTGTCCAGGAGATTTCCACGAGAAGACCGGGGCGTTACTAGTGGGTGATCCATGTTTGCAAGAAGTTCCACAGTACCTGCGTGAGGGTCTGGATCAGCTGCCGTATGCAAAAAGCGAAGTGGAGATGATTGGGCGAATCCTCGGCACAGCTCCTCTCACCGGTGAAAAGGCAACGAAAGACGAAGTGTTGAAGCGACTATCTTCAGTTGCTTTAGTGCACATTGCTGCACATGGCCGGATGGAAACAGGAGAAATTCTCTTAGCGTCAAGTCCTTCAACCCGTGCACGTACAGAAAAAGACTGTCTTCTTACAATGACAGATGTGTTACAAGCAAATCTGCGAGCAAAGCTGGTTGTGCTAAGCTGCTGTCACAGTGCTGAAGGTGAGATTAAAGCTGAAGGGGTGGTTGGCATTGCACGAGCGTTTTTAGGTGCTGGAGCTCGCTCTGTCTTGGTGTCCCTGTGGGCGATTGACGATGAGGCCACCATGGAGTTTATGAAGCATTTTTACGGAGAATTGGTTAAAGCAAAGAAGGCCAGTGAAGCTCTTCATACAGCCATTAATTATATCAGAGAATCTCAACAGTTCAGGGAAGTGTACTATTGGGCACCATTTGTACTGATCGGTGATGATGTCACGTTGGATTTTTGA
- the LOC138004476 gene encoding tetratricopeptide repeat protein 28-like isoform X1 gives MEDQFRRDHEVEEEQKEEEEEEEEEEEEEEEEEDEKDHVRSIHPDVIRVSKEDTLREIDKNRKVLLDLSNKCAAELPTTQETKQQKKEDPQNISYKDKTRPKPDVDRYQQDLQISKEMGDKAGEGNAYLNIGKAYYSFDDFETAINYYERHLKIAKEVGDKAGEGSAYCNLGNAYHSLEDFKRAIEFHKRHLKIAKEMGDKAEESNSYCNLGNAYEGLEDFKQAIEYHEWHLKISKEMGDKEGEGTAYCNLGNAFDSAEDFKRAIEYHECHLKLAQEIGDKAQEGVAYCNLGNAYNSLEDFNTAIKYHERDLEICKQRGDKEGEAKSYCNLGNAYQSSENFHKAIAYHERDLRISKEIKDKDGEGRGYCNIGNAFERLGDYRKAIEYYGRHLKIAQEIEDKDEEGESYCNLGRAYDCLGDFKKAIDYHERHLNIAIELGDKIGEGQSYCDLGIAYEGLGAFKKAVEYHEAHLKIAKEVGDKAGEGKSYCDLGRAYHDLGDFKRALEYHERHLQIARKLGDKVGEGWSYGNLGRAHQRLGNFKKAADYHERHLRIVKETGDKAGEGRSYSNLGAAYRSLGDVKRAIDYYERHLKIATEVRDKAGEAASYGNLGDAYDSLGDFKKAIEYQERSLQVLQEVGNKVEEGKSYCSLGNAYHNLGDFKTAIDYHERGLRIAREVEDKAAEGGACGNLGNVYHSLGDFKTAIEYHERHSKIAKEVGEKAGEGRSYGNLGNDHYSLGRFSTAIEYHERHLKIAKDLRDKAGESNAYCNLGNAYCGLKDFKRAIECCERHLQISQEIKDKAGEGTSYGNLGSLFCDLGDFQKAIEYHECHLKISRQVADKAGIARALYSLGISFEGQGYLSRSLECYHSSVMMYNDMRASLKFKDEWKISYRDTLEFAYTSLWLLYLKQGEVVEALRFADQGRAQALRDLMDSMYVSGEEYDQSHYPEMSACFPPDCAPSNTVFMAVDGEEIFFWVIQDSGNVQSRRKETTNEDVKSFIISLNQSIGKRGSVRCENRSLDEPCGEQLADERAPGNGFHAVQSERRALRMLYDVIIAPIADLCEGNDILFVPEGPLCLVPYAALLDSKEKYMCEFFRIRLIPSLATLKLITDCPGDFHEKTGALLVGDPCLQEVPQYLREGLDQLPYAKSEVEMIGRILGTAPLTGEKATKDEVLKRLSSVALVHIAAHGRMETGEILLASSPSTRARTEKDCLLTMTDVLQANLRAKLVVLSCCHSAEGEIKAEGVVGIARAFLGAGARSVLVSLWAIDDEATMEFMKHFYGELVKAKKASEALHTAINYIRESQQFREVYYWAPFVLIGDDVTLDF, from the exons ATGGAAGATCAGTTTCGTCGAGATCACGAGGtagaagaagaacaaaaagaagaagaagaggaggaagaagaagaagaagaagaagaagaagaagaagaagacgaaaaaGATCACGTGAGATCCATCCATCCAG ACGTGATTCGCGTTTCAAAAGAGGACACTTTGAGAG AGATTGACAAGAACAGAAAAGTGTTACTAGATCTATCGAACAAGTGTGCTGCTGAGCTACCTACAACAcaggaaacaaaacaacagaaaaaagaG GATCCACAAAACATCTCATACAAAGATAAAACCAGGCCAAAACCTGATGTCGACCGATATCAGCAAGACCTACAAATTTCTAAAGAAATGGGAGACAAAGCCGGAGAGGGCAATGCGTATTTGAATATCGGTAAAGCATATTATAGTTTTGATGATTTCGAAACAGCCATCAACTACTATGAACGCCATCTCAAAATTGCCAAGGAAGTTGGAGACAAGGCCGGAGAGGGCAGTGCGTATTgtaatctcggcaatgcttaccATAGCTTAGAAGATTTCAAAAGAGCCATCGAGTTCCataaacgtcatctcaaaattgCCAAGGAAATGGGGGACAAGGCGGAAGAGAGCAACTcgtattgcaatctcggcaatgcgtATGAGGGTTTAGAAGATTTCAAACAAGCCATCGAGTATCATGAATGGCATCTAAAAATTTCCAAAGAGATGGGAGATAAAGAAGGAGAAGGTACTGCCTACTGTAATCTCGGTAACGCTTTTGACAGTGCAGAAGATTTCAAAAGGGCCATCGAGTACCATGAATGTCATCTAAAACTGGCCCAGGAAATAGGAGACAAAGCCCAAGAGGGAGTCGCATATTgtaatctcggcaatgcttataaCAGTTTAGAAGATTTCAATACAGCCATCAAGTATCATGAGCGGGATCTAGAAATTTGCAAACAAAGAGGAGACAAAGAAGGAGAGGCAAAGAGCTATTGTAATCTCGGCAATGCCTATCAAAGTTCAGAAAATTTCCATAAAGCCATTGCTTACCATGAACGTGATCTGAGAATTAGCAAAGAAATAAAGGACAAAGACGGGGAGGGAAGGGGCTATTGCAATATCGGCAATGCTTTTGAACGCCTAGGGGATTACAGGAAAGCCATCGAGTACTATGGACGCCATCTAAAAATTGCACAAGAAATTGAAGACAAGGATGAAGAAGGAGAAagttattgcaatctcggcagaGCTTACGATTGCTTAGGGGATTTCAAGAAAGCAATCGATTACCATGAACGTCATCTGAACATTGCTATCGAGCTGGGAGACAAAATTGGAGAGGGGCAGAGTTATTGCGATCTCGGCATTGCATATGAAGGTTTAGGAGCTTTCAAGAAAGCAGTTGAGTACCACGAAGCTCATCTAAAAATTGCCAAAGAGGTGGGAGACAAAGCTGGGGAGGGAAAGAGTTACTGCGACCTCGGCAGAGCCTACCATGATTTGGGAGATTTTAAGAGAGCCCTCGAGTACCATGAACGTCATCTACAAATTGCCAGGAAATTGGGAGATAAAGTCGGAGAGGGATGGAGTTATGGAAATCTAGGCAGAGCCCATCAACGTCTGGGAAATTTCAAGAAGGCAGCCGACTATCATGAACGTCATTTAAGAATTGTGAAAGAAACTGGAGACAAAGCTGGGGAGGGAAGAAGTTATAGTAATCTCGGCGCAGCCTATCGTAGTTTAGGAGACGTCAAGAGAGCCATTGACTACTATGAACGTCATCTTAAAATTGCCACGGAAGTGAGAGACAAAGCTGGAGAGGCAGCAAGTTATGGAAATCTTGGCGATGCCTAcgacagtttgggagatttcaAGAAGGCCATAGAGTATCAAGAACGTAGTCTACAAGTTCTACAAGAAGTTGGAAACAAAGTTGAAGAAGGGAAGAGCTATTGCagtctcggcaatgcttatcataATTTAGGAGATTTCAAAACTGCCATCGACTATCATGAACGTGGTCTAAGAATTGCCAGAGAAGTTGAGGACAAGGCTGCAGAGGGAGGTGCATGTGGTAATCTCGGCAATGTTTATCACAGCTTAGGAGATTTCAAGACAGCCATCGAGTACCATGAACGCCATTCAAAGATTGCCAAAGAAGTGGGAGAAAAAGCAGGAGAAGGAAGAAgttatggaaatctcggcaatgATCATTATAGCTTAGGTCGTTTCTCAACAGCTATCGAGTATCATGAACGGCATCTAAAGATTGCTAAAGATTTACGAGACAAGGCCGGAGAGAGCAATGCCTACTgtaatctcggcaatgcttactGTGGTTTGAAAGATTTTAAAAGAGCCATCGAGTGCTGTGAACGTCATCTACAAATTTCCCAAGAAATTAAAGACAAGGCTGGCGAAGGAACGAgttatggaaatctcggcagtTTGTTTTGTGACTTGGGAGATTTCCAAAAAGCCATCGAGTACCATGAATGTCATCTAAAGATTTCCAGACAAGTTGCAGACAAAGCTGGAATAGCTAGAGCGTTGTATTCTCTTGGTATCAGCTTTGAAGGCCAAGGATACTTATCAAGATCCCTTGAGTGCTATCATTCCAGCGTGATGATGTATAATGACATGAGAGCTAGTCTAAAGTTTAAAGATGAATGGAAGATCAGCTACCGTGATACGCTGGAATTTGCGTACACTAGCTTGTGGcttctttatttaaaacaaggGGAAGTCGTCGAGGCTCTGCGTTTTGCTGACCAAGGACGTGCACAAGCTCTGAGAGATCTCATGGATTCAATGTATGTGTCCGGAGAAGAATACGATCAGTCGCACTACCCAGAAATGTCTGCTTGCTTCCCCCCTGACTGTGCTCCATCAAACACGGTTTTTATGGCAGTTGATGGCGAAGAAATATTTTTCTGGGTCATTCAGGATAGTGGAAATGTTCAGTcgagaagaaaagaaactacAAATGAAGATGTGAAAAGTTTTATTATCTCCTTAAATCAGTCAATTGGAAAAAGAGGTAGTGTTAGATGCGAAAATCGTTCACTTGATGAGCCTTGTGGCGAACAATTGGCGGACGAAAGGGCCCCTGGCAATGGGTTTCATGCTGTGCAGTCAGAACGACGTGCTCTAAGAATgctttatgacgtcatcattgcTCCAATCGCCGACCTGTGTGAAGGAAATGACATACTATTTGTCCCAGAAGGTCCACTCTGTTTAGTCCCTTATGCTGCATTGCTCGATTCTAAGGAAAAGTACATGTGTGAGTTTTTCAGAATCCGATTGATTCCATCTCTGGCTACTTTAAAATTGATAACTGATTGTCCAGGAGATTTCCACGAGAAGACCGGGGCGTTACTAGTGGGTGATCCATGTTTGCAAGAAGTTCCACAGTACCTGCGTGAGGGTCTGGATCAGCTGCCGTATGCAAAAAGCGAAGTGGAGATGATTGGGCGAATCCTCGGCACAGCTCCTCTCACCGGTGAAAAGGCAACGAAAGACGAAGTGTTGAAGCGACTATCTTCAGTTGCTTTAGTGCACATTGCTGCACATGGCCGGATGGAAACAGGAGAAATTCTCTTAGCGTCAAGTCCTTCAACCCGTGCACGTACAGAAAAAGACTGTCTTCTTACAATGACAGATGTGTTACAAGCAAATCTGCGAGCAAAGCTGGTTGTGCTAAGCTGCTGTCACAGTGCTGAAGGTGAGATTAAAGCTGAAGGGGTGGTTGGCATTGCACGAGCGTTTTTAGGTGCTGGAGCTCGCTCTGTCTTGGTGTCCCTGTGGGCGATTGACGATGAGGCCACCATGGAGTTTATGAAGCATTTTTACGGAGAATTGGTTAAAGCAAAGAAGGCCAGTGAAGCTCTTCATACAGCCATTAATTATATCAGAGAATCTCAACAGTTCAGGGAAGTGTACTATTGGGCACCATTTGTACTGATCGGTGATGATGTCACGTTGGATTTTTGA